In the Phenylobacterium soli genome, CCGCCGCCAGTACCCGGAGGTGCAGGTGGACATGGTGATCACCGACGAGGCCCTGGACATCGAGGCCGGCGAGGCCGACCTCGCGATCCGCTCCGGGCGCGCCCTGCCGATCTCCGACCTCGTGGCCCGCAAGATCGCCGACTACGAATTCGCCCTTTACTGCAGCCGCGACTACGCCGAGCGGATGGGTGTGCTCACCAGCCTGGAAGACCTGAAGGACCACGACCTGATCAGCTGCGAGACCGCCCAGGGCATGATGCCGGGGGTCGCCTGGATGCTGCAGCAGGCGGGCGGCAAGCCGCCGGCGCACATCTCGAACAGCCTTTCCAACCTCAGCCATGCGGTGAGCGCCGGCCTTGGGATCGCGCCGATCGGCTGCCTCCTGGCCGATGCCGACACCAACCTGCTGCGCCTTTCGGAGCCGATCGCGGAGGCGCGCGCCTCGTCCTGGATCGTCACCCGGCGGGACCTGAAGGACACCCCGCGCATCCGCGCCTTCATCGACTTCCTCGTCCCGCACGTGCAGCAGGACCTGAGGATCCGGGAGGCCCAGTTGCGCCAGATGCGGGGCGAGAGCGCCTAAGGCAGCCGATCGCCCCAGCCCAGCCGGCGGACGGCGG is a window encoding:
- a CDS encoding LysR family transcriptional regulator — protein: MYDWNDLKAFLAVARGGSTLSAAKALGVNQTTVARRLESLEAAVGVRLFERGQSGSRLTEAGRDLQAEAEKVERAAVAFGNRAQAHQRGLAGSIKLTCSEILANFWVTPAIAHFRRQYPEVQVDMVITDEALDIEAGEADLAIRSGRALPISDLVARKIADYEFALYCSRDYAERMGVLTSLEDLKDHDLISCETAQGMMPGVAWMLQQAGGKPPAHISNSLSNLSHAVSAGLGIAPIGCLLADADTNLLRLSEPIAEARASSWIVTRRDLKDTPRIRAFIDFLVPHVQQDLRIREAQLRQMRGESA